A stretch of Aureispira sp. CCB-E DNA encodes these proteins:
- the ppk1 gene encoding polyphosphate kinase 1, producing MFNKKDIPFIHRDISWLSFNYRVLQEAKDPSVPLFERIKFLGIYSSNLDEFFRVRVASIKALIRLGKKTKSQMDFSPELILKRIRQIVTEQQLEFDSIYKEQILPELAKHSIYILRPKNLKSYHNLFLDRFFEEKLIQHLQPILLVKNKIKTFLPSNAIYLAVRLKTAGHINRYAVVRIPSEKFPRFIELPSRNAERKELIILDDVVRYCLPRLFPGYHIRDAYSIKMTRDADIYIEDEYTGNLIEKIRKGIAKRTIGRGTRFVYDRRMSNRTLNFLTAALQVKEGDLQPEGRYHNNYDFFKFPNFGIRELQDIPLPPLNHVDLHNQPKLFPVIEKKDHLLHFPYQKYEYVIRLLEQAALDPEVTDIKIAQYRVAKDSRIVAALRFAIQEGKNVMVFMEVKARFDEEANLYWAERLETWGAKVIYSIPELKVHAKLLLITRKSKHYAYMGTGNFNEDTARIYSDFGFMTADKRLTKEVEQVFDFLEYKKRPEKPFKHLLVGQFRMRRNIYQLIEQEIEHAKAGRKAAITLKLNSIQDSRMIARLYEASNAGVKIKMIIRGVCSVVPNQSGFSENIKIISIVDRFLEHTRIYRFHNNGDEKIYLSSADWMTRNLFYRIECAFPIYAKDLQKEIKDFLNIQFKDNVKARIIDAKQKNEYKHNDSSPRRSQHQMYVYYQDKLLRKTDK from the coding sequence ATGTTTAACAAAAAAGATATTCCTTTTATACATAGAGACATTAGCTGGCTTTCATTTAATTATAGGGTACTCCAAGAAGCAAAAGACCCGTCTGTACCATTGTTTGAACGAATTAAATTCTTAGGTATCTATTCTTCCAACTTAGATGAGTTTTTTAGAGTGCGCGTTGCTTCTATCAAAGCTTTGATTCGTTTGGGAAAAAAGACCAAGAGTCAAATGGATTTTTCCCCAGAGTTGATTTTGAAGCGAATTCGCCAAATTGTGACAGAGCAGCAACTGGAGTTTGATTCGATCTACAAAGAGCAAATCTTACCAGAACTAGCTAAACACAGTATTTATATACTTCGCCCTAAAAATTTAAAATCTTATCATAATTTATTTTTAGATCGATTTTTTGAAGAAAAATTAATACAACATCTACAACCCATATTGTTGGTAAAAAATAAGATTAAAACTTTTTTGCCTAGTAATGCCATATATCTAGCAGTTCGGTTAAAAACAGCAGGTCATATCAATCGATATGCTGTTGTGAGAATACCTTCTGAAAAGTTTCCACGATTTATAGAACTGCCTAGCCGCAACGCAGAACGAAAAGAGCTTATTATCTTAGACGATGTGGTACGATATTGTTTGCCTCGTTTGTTTCCAGGGTATCATATTCGGGATGCCTATTCTATCAAAATGACGAGAGATGCTGATATTTACATAGAAGACGAATATACTGGAAACTTAATTGAGAAAATTAGAAAGGGAATTGCAAAGAGGACGATAGGGCGAGGGACTCGTTTTGTATATGACAGAAGGATGTCGAATAGGACATTGAATTTCTTGACGGCAGCTTTGCAAGTGAAAGAAGGTGATTTGCAACCAGAAGGTCGATATCATAACAATTATGATTTTTTCAAGTTTCCGAACTTTGGGATTCGAGAATTACAAGATATTCCTTTGCCTCCACTTAATCATGTGGATTTGCACAACCAACCCAAGCTGTTTCCAGTTATAGAGAAAAAGGATCATTTGTTGCATTTTCCATATCAAAAATACGAATATGTTATTCGTTTGTTGGAGCAAGCAGCTTTGGACCCAGAGGTGACCGACATTAAAATTGCACAATATCGAGTTGCTAAGGACTCAAGAATTGTTGCTGCTTTGCGTTTTGCTATTCAAGAAGGTAAAAACGTAATGGTCTTTATGGAAGTAAAGGCTCGTTTTGACGAAGAAGCCAATCTGTACTGGGCAGAACGGCTAGAAACTTGGGGAGCAAAAGTAATTTATAGTATTCCTGAGCTCAAGGTTCATGCGAAGCTGTTGCTGATTACTAGAAAATCTAAGCATTACGCTTATATGGGGACGGGAAACTTTAACGAAGATACGGCTAGAATTTATAGTGATTTCGGTTTTATGACGGCTGATAAACGATTGACAAAGGAAGTAGAGCAGGTTTTTGATTTTTTGGAGTACAAAAAACGTCCAGAAAAGCCGTTTAAACATCTGTTGGTTGGGCAGTTTAGAATGCGACGAAATATATACCAGTTAATTGAACAAGAAATAGAACACGCCAAGGCTGGTAGAAAGGCTGCAATTACTTTGAAGTTGAATAGTATTCAAGATTCTAGAATGATTGCTCGTTTGTATGAGGCTAGCAATGCAGGGGTGAAAATTAAGATGATTATTAGAGGGGTTTGTAGTGTGGTTCCCAATCAAAGTGGTTTTAGTGAGAATATAAAAATTATTAGTATCGTTGATCGTTTTCTGGAGCATACTAGAATTTATCGTTTTCATAATAATGGAGATGAAAAAATATACCTTTCATCTGCCGATTGGATGACACGTAATTTATTCTATAGAATTGAATGTGCGTTCCCGATTTATGCCAAAGATTTGCAAAAAGAAATCAAGGATTTTTTGAACATACAATTCAAAGACAATGTCAAGGCTCGGATTATAGACGCTAAGCAAAAGAATGAGTATAAGCACAACGATTCTTCTCCAAGGAGATCACAACATCAGATGTATGTGTATTATCAAGATAAATTATTACGAAAAACAGATAAATAG